The Fibrobacter sp. UWEL region CCCAGATCTGGCGGAACAACAGGAACACTGCGATCCTGTTGTGTATGTATCCTGTCATCATTCTGGCCATGGTCCTGTCCTTCATTCTGGTGTTGGACTATATGGGCATTTTCTGCTCCTATATTCCGGATTCCCTGGTAAGCAAGGACGTAACCGTTAGCGGCGTCTGTGCGGAAACCTATGGTTACGGCATCCATTGGCCTGTGGTCTGGTTCTGCTTCCTGAAGGCGTTGCCCTGGACTATTGGCATTGTGGCGCTGTGGTTCCTGGCGGCCTACTGTTTCAACGTAAATATCATTCGCCATGTGACTCACGCCCGGCCGCTTGAACGTAAGGAAAACGTTCGCGTCTATAACATCGTGGAAAACCTCTGCATTGCTGGCGGTATCGAAATGCCCCAGATCAACATTGTGGAAGATCCGGGCCTGAACGCATTTGCCAGCGGTATTGACATCAAGAGTTTTACGGTCACCTTGACTACGGGTCTTATTGAAACTCTGGATAATGATGAACTTTCCGCAGTGGTGGCTCACGAACTGACTCACATCAAGAATCGTGACACTCGTCTGATGGTGGTGTGCATTGTGTTTGTGGGGCTCATTTCTATCCTGCAGACCATCTTCATTGAAATCCTGAAGGGGACTGTGCGAAGCGCCGGCAGGTCTACTCGGAGTAGCCGTAAGAATGGAGGCGGTGGTATTCTCATCATCGCCCTAATTGCCGTGATAGGCGTGGTGATTACTTCTATTGCCTACTTCTTCAGCTACATTAACCGTCTGGCAATTTCTAGGTCTCGCGAATATGTGGCAGACGCCGGTGCGGCCGAGCTTTGCGCGGACCCGCTGCCTCTGGCACGGGCTCTCCAGAAAGTTTCCGCATCGCCTGGCCTTGCAAACGTGAAGCGTAATGACGTGGCTCAGCTCTACATTATCCATCCCGATGAAGAGGATAATAACGGCATGCTCCACGGTCTTGTAAAAAAGGTGGATTCCATTTTCTGGACCCACCCTGATACTCCTGATCGAATCAAACTTTTGGAACAGTTCTAACAAGCGTATGAAGCAGCTGGCTTTCAAAGTATTTTTTATTGTAGTTCTCCTTGCGTCGTCATCTTTTTCTGAACCATACAAAGGTTTTAGACCGACCCTTAATATCAATCCATTTTTCATTTTTGGTGACGATATGTCTTTGGGCGGAGAACTTAATGTCATGTTTATCAACGAACATTGGTATTATGTAAGTGCGGGCGCAATTGTACGTACGATTATAAATAGCGATTCAGATGAACCAACAGTCTATGCTTCACCGAATATTTCCATTTCTCGTATGATTGGAAAGAGTGAAGTGAACTATATCGGAATATCTGTTGGTCCAGAATTTTCTGTTTCGGATATCGGTGTAAGTTCTAGGGCCTGGCTTGACTTGTTTGGCCTAGAACTTAGCTGGACCAAGAAACGCGGCAAGGGTGGTGGAATATATCTCTATGTTCCATTAGCACCAGTAATGTTCTTTTTTGCATTAGCCGGAATGAGGTAAAAAGACCGCGCGAAAGTCGCGGCCTTTTTTGCTAATTCTCGGAGGATGATTTTTTTTCGTTTTTCTTTTCTTCGGCGGATTTGTCTGCGGAATCTTCCGCAGGTTCGTTCTTTCCGAGTTTTTGATTGCGTATGGACTTTAACTGCTCCAGACGTTCAGCGAAAAGCTTTTCCTTTCCAATCTGCTTCGGATGATAAAGCTCGAGGCCTTCCAGCTGCTTGGGCAGATGTTCCTGTGCGGAATACCCGCCCGGGCTATCGTGATCGTATTCGTATCCCTTGCCGTATCCCAGCTGTTTTCCCACGCGGGTAACGGAATTGCGGAAGGCGCGGGGAACAGGGAGCGTTCCCGTCTGGCGAATGACATCGTCCGCCGCAAAGCCTGCGATTTCAAGGCTGTTGCTCTTGGGAGCCAGAGCAAGATACACGGCTAGTTCGTCCAGGGCGATAATTCCTTCCGGATTTCCTAGGAAGTCATAAGCCTCTCTCGCGCTTGTTGCCAGCAGAAGCGCATTAGGATCTGCAAGACCCACGTCTTCCATGCTCATGCGGATCATGCGGCGCAAAATGTATCGGGGATCTTCGCCGCCCTGAATCATGCGGTGCAACCAGTACACAGCAGCGTCGGGATCGGATCCGCGGATAGACTTGTGGAGGGCGGAAATCAGGTTGTAATGTTCCTCGCCGCTCTTGTCGTAACGCAAAGGCTTCTTGTACTGGAATTCTTCCAGCAGTTTTTCGTCAATGACCTTACGGTTCCCCAGGTTGCCGCCGATCCATTCCAGCTGATTCAGGAGGAATCGGGCGTCCCCTTCGGACTGTGCGATCAGTTTGTCGACGACGGCTTCCTCTACTTCCACATCCTTCAGCAGGAGGCCGCGGGGATGGTCCTTCAAGGCGCTGAAAATCAGCCTGCGTAAATCGTCCTTGCTTAAGGGCGCAAAGAGAATCAGCTGGCAGCGACTGAGCAAAGCCCCGTTCACTTCGAAGCCGGGGTTTTCCGTGGTGGCGCCGATTAGCGTAACGGTACCGTCTTCTACGGCGCCCAGCAATGCGTCCTGCTGGCCCTTGTTAAAGCGGTGAATTTCGTCAATGAACAGGATGGTGTCGCGGAAGATGGACTTCATCTTTCGGGCTTCCGCAAGAACTTCCTTCACTTCCTTGACGCCGCTTGCCACTGCAGAAAGTGCCACGAAGGACTTCTTGGTCTTCTGGCGGATTACATGGG contains the following coding sequences:
- a CDS encoding M48 family metallopeptidase; this encodes MKYVGLQTQIWRNNRNTAILLCMYPVIILAMVLSFILVLDYMGIFCSYIPDSLVSKDVTVSGVCAETYGYGIHWPVVWFCFLKALPWTIGIVALWFLAAYCFNVNIIRHVTHARPLERKENVRVYNIVENLCIAGGIEMPQINIVEDPGLNAFASGIDIKSFTVTLTTGLIETLDNDELSAVVAHELTHIKNRDTRLMVVCIVFVGLISILQTIFIEILKGTVRSAGRSTRSSRKNGGGGILIIALIAVIGVVITSIAYFFSYINRLAISRSREYVADAGAAELCADPLPLARALQKVSASPGLANVKRNDVAQLYIIHPDEEDNNGMLHGLVKKVDSIFWTHPDTPDRIKLLEQF
- a CDS encoding replication-associated recombination protein A, translated to MDQPLAERLRPQNLDEFLGQNKILGEQSLLRMSLENDKIPSMIFWGPPGCGKTSLAHVIRQKTKKSFVALSAVASGVKEVKEVLAEARKMKSIFRDTILFIDEIHRFNKGQQDALLGAVEDGTVTLIGATTENPGFEVNGALLSRCQLILFAPLSKDDLRRLIFSALKDHPRGLLLKDVEVEEAVVDKLIAQSEGDARFLLNQLEWIGGNLGNRKVIDEKLLEEFQYKKPLRYDKSGEEHYNLISALHKSIRGSDPDAAVYWLHRMIQGGEDPRYILRRMIRMSMEDVGLADPNALLLATSAREAYDFLGNPEGIIALDELAVYLALAPKSNSLEIAGFAADDVIRQTGTLPVPRAFRNSVTRVGKQLGYGKGYEYDHDSPGGYSAQEHLPKQLEGLELYHPKQIGKEKLFAERLEQLKSIRNQKLGKNEPAEDSADKSAEEKKNEKKSSSEN